Part of the Nitrosopumilus piranensis genome is shown below.
CTGAAGGAAGAGGCAAGAATCCTGGAGAATACATTCAGGTAGCTAGAGAATAATTTGAAATGTCTTTCAGTATCACAACCATTTGCTGATTTAATTATTTTAGGTAAAAAGACAATCGAGTTACGTAAATGGAATACAAATTTTCGTGGAGAATTACTGATACATTCCCCATTAAAAATCAGAAAAGAGGATTGTAAAAGATTAAAGATTGACAAAAAATTTGTCACAGGTGCAATTGTTGGGAAAGTGGAAATTTATGACGTAAAAAATTATGATTCGCAAAACCAAGTCAAGTTAGATCAAAAATTTCATTTTGCTTCAAAAAATTTTCACTATAGATCTTATGGCTTTTTGCTAAAAAATGCAAAACCATTTCGAATCCCCATCCCGTACAAAGGACGATTAGGATTGTTTGATGTGGAATTACCTAAAACAAAAATCAAAAACAAAGAGATTGTTTCAGACATTATAGATGAGGAATATAGATACCAGTGGATTGGTCACCATTGAGTAAACCCAAATTTTCCCAAAAAATTTGACTAGTATATATAAAGGACCTATTTAAAGTCCCTCGTTATGCCTCAAACAAAACCTATTGTCAGCGTTGAAAATGTTGTAGCATCTGCATCAGTTGATCAAAAAATTGACCTTAATGAAATTACAGAAAAATTTCCAGATACTGAATATCATCCTGAACAATTTCCAGGATTAGTTTTTAGATTAAAGAGCCCCAGAACTGCAACTTTGATTTTTAGAACAGGAAAGATGGTATGTACTGGAGCAAAATCTGAAGAGATGGCAATCAAGGCAGTAAACACAGTTGTTCAAAAATTGAGAAAAGGAAAAATCAAAATTAAAAAAGATGCAGTAATTACTGTACAAAATATTGTAGCAGCTATTAATCTTGGTGGCAAAATACATCTAGAAAAGGCTGCAAGAACACTACCTAGAAGTATGTATGAACCTGAACAATTTCCAGGTCTTATTCATAGAATGCTTGATCCAAAAACTGTAATCTTGTTGTTTGCATCAGGTAAATTGGTTTGTACTGGAGCCAAAAAAGAATCAGACGTGTATCGTTCTGTTCACAACCTACATTCAGTCTTAGAAGAAAAAAATCTAATGATTTATGATCAATAGATTTTACAAAAAGATTGACTGAAGATAATTTTGCTGAAGAAAAGAAGAGACTAACTCCAGATAACGGATTTGATTTGATTGGGATTGATTATTTTTCAGAGCCTGGAAACCAATTGTATCTTGTAGAACATTTTGAAATGTATCAAGATGCACTAAATGCTAAAAAAGAAAGAAAGAATCCTGATGAATATTTTATCTTGTACAAAGGTGCAGGCGGAGAGTTTCTATCCAGATAAGCCATAAAAATAGAATAACTTTACTAAATTTTACAAACTCTTTTATCATTTGGTTTTTTGTTCAAAAATTTATGGCCAATGATACCAGCGATTTGATTGATACCATTTATGAAAAAAACAAGGCTACTCATAATGAGTACAAACCTCAAATAATTCGTAAAAGCCAAAAAGCAAAGTATCAGATTTTTGATGAATCAGAATTTACCCGTGGAAGAGAGGTCTTAGGAGATCTTATTGTACACGGAATGATAGCCTCAGGAGGAACAGACATTGATTGGTTAATTGAGCACAAAGGAGGTTTTATTATTTTAGAATTCAAGGGATTTCACAATGATAAGATAAACATTGCAAAAGGCCAGATGATTGCTTATGAGAAATTACATGAAAAACTTAACCAATCTGCAAAATGCTATCTATACATTATAGGATGTGACGATATTGATTTCTCAAATCCTGATGCAACAGTATGGGTTTTTGAAATGAATCATTGGAAATCAAATGCAATACCAAAGAACACTAGTGATATCTATAGTAATGATTCGAATCGCCAAAATAAGTTCATAGTTTATCGCGAATACATGGAAGAGATCAGTGTAGAAAAATTAAGAGGTATTATTGATTCACATTGGAAAGAGTTTGAGAGAATTATTTAGTAAATGAAAATTCACTAGACTTTGTTTCTACACCATTATCTACTTTTATGGTATAAGTACCAGAATTTTCCCATCCCGAACCTCCAGCAATTGCAAGTGTAGAATATCGTCCATCACTTTTTAGAGAAAGTTGTTCTGACCAAATAAGTTCACCATTTTGATTTTCTATAGACAAGTTTACAGAACCAGTAGTATCTGAGATCCCATTAATCGAAATAATATCTTTGGTACTATAAGATGAAAAGTCAGTTTGAATTGTAAGAGAATCTGCAACTGTATTAGTTGGTGTCTTTACAACATCTGGAGTTCCATCTCTAGTTACATCCAAGATTCCACCAAATGATACTGCAACTGCAATTATTACTACTAAAGCTAGTCCACCAATACCTAACATTATCTTTGAATTTTTTGAAGTAGAGAAAGTTTTAGGAGGAGGTGATTGAATTGTTTGAATTTTTTGAACAGATGGGGTTTCAGGTAGGATGACATCTGGAACTACAGGTTTTTCAACAGGTGCAGTAATCTCAGATTTTCTTCCAAGATATTTTTCTGCTAGTTTTTTAACATAATTTCGTTCAAAATTACTAATGACTTCATTATTTTCACAAGCACGACGAATTTGTTTAAGAATTCTATCATCACCAAAATCTTTTTCCAAAAGGGCCTTTACATCATCTAATAATTGGTCAGTCACGAATATTTTCTCCTATAATGATTATTTATGAATTCCTTGTTTAAGATTTCGAATGATTTCTTTGAGTTTCAGTATTTCATCTAGATAGGTGGGTTTAGGACTATTTTGAGTAAATTTTATGGGCTTGAATAATAACAGTTCGAATATAGTCTTTAGCAGTAGAATCAGAAACCCCCATCTGTTTTGCCCGCAAATAAAGGGCACCCTCTTGAGGATTGCTCAAATAACATTTTAGGAGATAGTTGAGTCTTTGAGATCTTTTTTCATCACTTTTCATAATTTTCCTTCTTTTGTATACTAAAAAAGCCCAGAGGATTATGAAATAACCAACAATGTATCATAAAACTCTAAAAAAAACATATGATCTTTTTTAAACAATAGTAGAAAATCAAATGAAAATGAAACGAATCGAGGCAACAGTTCAAGCAGACAAGGCCGGTACAGTTTCTGATGCAATAAAAGATTTAGTCGGAGGATTTACCATGTCAGAAGGAAAGGGTAGAGGTTCTGGAAAAAGACAAGAAATCAGATCAGGAAGAGGTACGGGTTCATTTACAGCAGAACACAACAAAGTTGCAACAATAATAACAATAGTAGATGACTCAGACGTAGAGAAAGTAACGTCAGCAATAGCTGATTCAGCTTTTACAGGAAAGGGGGGAGACGGAATAATTACAGTCACCAACGTAGAAAGTGCTCTAAATATAGCATCTAAAAAGACGGGTTCAGAGGCCCTCTAATCATTTTATTTTATAAAATTCATTACAAAGATTATTTCTAAATAAGCTGCTGAGAGGAAATATTCCTCTCAGGAGGTATCCTTTTGGAGGACATGTTTTTTGAAGGGATAGCAACTTATTGCAAACTAAGTATAAAAGCAAAGGATTTTGAAGTTATTGCTGTCCTTCAATTCCCATTAGAGTCAAAGTTGATCTGATTTTTGGAATTTTTCTGATCTTCCAGGTAATGGTTTCTCGTAATGCTTCTACTTGGCCAGACTCAACTTTTGCTAATATGTCATATGCACCAAATGTGCCATGGACTTCAACAACACCTTCAATAGATTTTAGTTCTGATATTACAGATTCTTCAGAACCTAGCTCACAGTTTATGAGAACATAAGCTGTTGCCAATTATGATTCAACTCCTATTTTCATAATTAAAATGCCATCTTGAAATATATAAGAATAGTCCGATTTACTTAAAAATTCAACATTATTTTAGGTAAAACCATAAACATCTGTAAAGAAAATGTTTAAATTTAAAAATAAATTTAAGATAAGAAATATGCTTCTTTCATTATCTTTTCTAGTTCTTCAAGATTTTTTGAAAAAGTAATTTTAGAACGTAATTTAGAACCACCTTTCATTCCTTTTGTAAATCGCATCGCTTGACTTTTGATATTGGAGAACTTGATTTTGTATTGACTAGTCAAACGCAGATAATCAAAAAAAGAATCCAATCTATCTTGAAAAGAGTATTCTTTGTATGAATTAGTCTCAAGATAATCATTGATTTGCTCAAACAAGAAAGGATTACCCATAGCACCACGTCCAATCATAACATAATCACAATTTGTCTCATCAAGCATTGTTTTGGCATCTTCAGGAGTGGAAATATCACCATTTCCAACTATAGGAATATTAGATATTTCTTTTAGTTCTTTAATTAATTTCCAATCTGCATTACCAGAGTATCCTTGACTTACAGTTCTAGGATGAAATGTAATCATTTGAATGCCTTCATCTTCTGCAATTTCTGCAATTTCTCTAAAAAGAAATTTACTTGCTTCTGTAACACCAGAACGGATCTTCAAAGTTACAGGTTTTTTTACAGCACTAACCAGAGTTTTGAAAATTTGTTGAGTTAGATTAACTTCTTGTAATAGTGCACCACCAGCCATTTGTTGTGTGATATGTGGTGCAGGGCATCCCATGTTATAATCAATAATATCAAAATATGGTTCTACTATTGTTGCAGCTTTTTCTAGTGCAAAAAGATCAGATCCAAATAATTGAACCGATATAGGTCGCTCTTGCTCTGAAAATTCAATAAATTCTTGAATAGTTTTCATGTTTTCTTTGAATTGTTTTTCTTTTGCAATTATACTATGAATACTAGTAAATTCAGTTACAACTAACCCAGCACCCATTTTTTTGCATTGCAATCTTAATGCAGGATCACTTACTCCTGCCATTGGAGCTAAAAATGCTCTACTAGAAAATTTTGGAAGCATAAACAAACTAAATAATTTGAATATATTTACTATTTCAAAAATTAGTTATCTGGACAACCGTCAGTGTCTCTGTCACCATCATAATCTTCAGGATCGTCTGGACACAAATCTTCATCATTAATGATTTCATCTAGATCATTATCATGAACAAATCTTTGCTGTTCTGGGGCAATATCTGGACATCCATCATCATCATTGTATTTATTCCAAGTCTCAGGATTTGTTGGACAAGAGTCAATTCCGTCATAAAATCCATCACCGTCTGAATCATATCTTGTAGGAGTGGTTGATTCTGCAGCTAATTTATCTGGGCAACCGTCCCAGTCTAGGTATCCATTAAAGTTCTCTTGTTCATCAAGACATGAATCCCATCTATCATCGATTCCATCACCGTCGGTATCCGGAAAAGAATAGGAAGAGGCCATGCTACCTGCAGAATCTGGGCAGCCGTCAGTGTCTTGATAATAATTATAAATTTCAGGTTCTAATGGGCATGTATCAGATACATCTAAAATTCCATCCATGTCGGAATCAAGTTTTGAAACAGATTTGTCTGGGCAACCGTCTTCATCTTGAAATCCATTGTAAGTTTCAGGGCGATTTGGACATATGTCTAGATTATCAATTATTCCATCACCATCTGAATCAGAAGAATATCTATTGTCAAGTAAAGAATCAGGGCAGCCGTCGTCATCTTGGAACTTGTTGTAAGTCTCTTTACTTTGAGGACACTGATCTACATTGTTGGGAATTCCGTCACCATCTGAATCTGCAAATGAATCATAAGGTATAGTGTCAGGGCAGCCGTCGTCATCTTGGAAGCCATTATATCGCTCACCAATTGTAGGACATAAATCCACTTCATCAGGAATTCCATCATAGTCAATATCAGATAATGCAGATTTTGAAATTCCTAGAGTGTCAGGGCAGCCGTCCCAATCTAAATTACCGTTATAATTTTCTGGCTCATCAATACATGCATCCCATCTATCGTCAATTCCATCACCATCAGTATCAGGAAATGCATAACCGGATAGTGTAGAGTCAACAGAGTCAGGGCAGCCGTCAGTGTCTTGGAATTTATTATAGGTTTCAGGTTCTAGCGGACATGAATCTGAAACATTAGGAATTCCATCCATGTCGGAATCAAGTGTAGATACAGAATTATCAGGGCAGCCGTCAGTGTCTTGGAACCCATTAAAAGTTTCAGGGCGATTTGGACATATGTCTAGATTATCAATTATTCCATCACCATCTGAATCAGAAGAATATCTATTGTCAAGTAAAGAGTCAGGGCAGCCGTCAGTGTCTTGGAATTGATTATAAGTTTCAGGTTGATACGGACATTCATCAAATGAATTTAGTATTCCATCACCGTCTGAATCACCAGTAATTTGCAATTGTAAAACATCAGGGCAGCCGTCGTCATCTTGGAATTTGTTATAGTTTTCACGTTCTAGTGGACAAGCATCAACATCATCACCAATACTATCATAATCAGAATCAATAAAGCCGTCAGAGTGTGCACCTAGAACATCTATGCATCCATCCTCATCTTGGAATCCATTATGATTTTCAGGCTCGTTTAGACATTGATCCCATCTATCATCTATTCCATCACCATCAGTATCAGGGAATGTGTAAGCAGATAATGTAGAGTCAACAAAATCAGGGCAGCCGTCTTCATCTTGGAATTGATTGTAAGTTTCAGCTTCTAGTGGACATGAATCTTTTTTATCAGAAATTCCGTCTCTATCACGATCTAGTAAATTTAATTCATCGTCAGGGCAGCCGTCAGTGTCATCAATTTCGTTAAATGTTTCAGGCTGTGATGGACATAAATCTAGATAATCAGGATATCCATCATAATCTGAATCAATTAGTCCTTTTCCACCATCAGGAGATAAGTCAGGGCAGCCGTCGTCATCTTGGAATTTGTTGTAAGTTTCCCTTACAGTAGGACAGTTATCAATATGATCTTGGATACCATCATAATCTGAATCATACCAAGGGACAAAATCTGCAGGACATCCATCTATATTATTACCATATTGAGGATCATAATCCTCTAGCAGATGAGGACAAAAATCAACATCGTTTGGTACACCATCACCGTCTGAATCAATTGCCTTATTTGCATAAACGCTTGGAGACATCCCTATAGTTAGTGTGAGTAAAAGTAAAAATCCTAAAAGAAAGTGTTGTTTCATTGTATCCCTGACTCCGCTATTATCAAGTATTTATTAAGTCTCACGTTAAATAGATTCTTCTAAAGTATTACAGATCAATGTAAGAAAAGTTATGGATCAGGGCAGCCGTCAGTGTCTCTGTCACCATCATAATCTTCAGGATCATCTGGACACAAATCTTCATCATTAATGATATCATCTAGATCATTATCATGAACAAATCTTTGCTGTTCTGGGGCAATATCTGGACAACCATCTTTATCTAGATATTTATTCCAAGTTTCAGGTTTTGTTGGACAAGAATCAACTGCATCTGGATAGCCATCACCGTCAGAATCTGCATAAACTGGAGTTGTAGATTCTGCACCTAATATATCAGGGCAGCCGTCCCAATCTAAATTACCGTTATAATTTTCAGGTTCATCAATACATGCATCCCATCTATCTTCAATTCCATCACCATCAGTATCAGGGAATGTATAATCATATTTTGCAGAATCAGTAGAGTCAGGGCAGCCATCTAGGTCTTGGAATTTGTTATATGTTTCAGCTTCTAGTGGACATACATCAGATACATCTAAAATTCCATCCATGTCGGAGTCAAGTTTAGAAACAGAATTATCTGGACAGCCATCTAGGTCTTGGAATCCATTATAAGTTTCAG
Proteins encoded:
- a CDS encoding P-II family nitrogen regulator, which gives rise to MKRIEATVQADKAGTVSDAIKDLVGGFTMSEGKGRGSGKRQEIRSGRGTGSFTAEHNKVATIITIVDDSDVEKVTSAIADSAFTGKGGDGIITVTNVESALNIASKKTGSEAL
- a CDS encoding ASCH domain-containing protein, coding for MKCLSVSQPFADLIILGKKTIELRKWNTNFRGELLIHSPLKIRKEDCKRLKIDKKFVTGAIVGKVEIYDVKNYDSQNQVKLDQKFHFASKNFHYRSYGFLLKNAKPFRIPIPYKGRLGLFDVELPKTKIKNKEIVSDIIDEEYRYQWIGHH
- a CDS encoding TATA-box-binding protein, which produces MPQTKPIVSVENVVASASVDQKIDLNEITEKFPDTEYHPEQFPGLVFRLKSPRTATLIFRTGKMVCTGAKSEEMAIKAVNTVVQKLRKGKIKIKKDAVITVQNIVAAINLGGKIHLEKAARTLPRSMYEPEQFPGLIHRMLDPKTVILLFASGKLVCTGAKKESDVYRSVHNLHSVLEEKNLMIYDQ
- a CDS encoding Lrp/AsnC family transcriptional regulator; this encodes MATAYVLINCELGSEESVISELKSIEGVVEVHGTFGAYDILAKVESGQVEALRETITWKIRKIPKIRSTLTLMGIEGQQ
- a CDS encoding thrombospondin type 3 repeat-containing protein; protein product: MKQHFLLGFLLLLTLTIGMSPSVYANKAIDSDGDGVPNDVDFCPHLLEDYDPQYGNNIDGCPADFVPWYDSDYDGIQDHIDNCPTVRETYNKFQDDDGCPDLSPDGGKGLIDSDYDGYPDYLDLCPSQPETFNEIDDTDGCPDDELNLLDRDRDGISDKKDSCPLEAETYNQFQDEDGCPDFVDSTLSAYTFPDTDGDGIDDRWDQCLNEPENHNGFQDEDGCIDVLGAHSDGFIDSDYDSIGDDVDACPLERENYNKFQDDDGCPDVLQLQITGDSDGDGILNSFDECPYQPETYNQFQDTDGCPDSLLDNRYSSDSDGDGIIDNLDICPNRPETFNGFQDTDGCPDNSVSTLDSDMDGIPNVSDSCPLEPETYNKFQDTDGCPDSVDSTLSGYAFPDTDGDGIDDRWDACIDEPENYNGNLDWDGCPDTLGISKSALSDIDYDGIPDEVDLCPTIGERYNGFQDDDGCPDTIPYDSFADSDGDGIPNNVDQCPQSKETYNKFQDDDGCPDSLLDNRYSSDSDGDGIIDNLDICPNRPETYNGFQDEDGCPDKSVSKLDSDMDGILDVSDTCPLEPEIYNYYQDTDGCPDSAGSMASSYSFPDTDGDGIDDRWDSCLDEQENFNGYLDWDGCPDKLAAESTTPTRYDSDGDGFYDGIDSCPTNPETWNKYNDDDGCPDIAPEQQRFVHDNDLDEIINDEDLCPDDPEDYDGDRDTDGCPDN
- the dusB gene encoding tRNA dihydrouridine synthase DusB, which produces MLPKFSSRAFLAPMAGVSDPALRLQCKKMGAGLVVTEFTSIHSIIAKEKQFKENMKTIQEFIEFSEQERPISVQLFGSDLFALEKAATIVEPYFDIIDYNMGCPAPHITQQMAGGALLQEVNLTQQIFKTLVSAVKKPVTLKIRSGVTEASKFLFREIAEIAEDEGIQMITFHPRTVSQGYSGNADWKLIKELKEISNIPIVGNGDISTPEDAKTMLDETNCDYVMIGRGAMGNPFLFEQINDYLETNSYKEYSFQDRLDSFFDYLRLTSQYKIKFSNIKSQAMRFTKGMKGGSKLRSKITFSKNLEELEKIMKEAYFLS